In Tachysurus fulvidraco isolate hzauxx_2018 chromosome 1, HZAU_PFXX_2.0, whole genome shotgun sequence, a single window of DNA contains:
- the LOC113649501 gene encoding uncharacterized protein LOC113649501, whose translation LQSFTKVLDAIGPDDCCFRFQTRPIPVRVITEYGVTNIRCAKPGVFFTLQNGRQLCADPSFKWVKYNMKRIDQRLFNSLNKPDVVDGPDQCCTKFRTQQIPVRDITVYEVTDPKCRKPGVIFTLENGLHVCADPKIIWVKNNMNRTDERLFSNLNNTEDSHGPALCCYRFQTQPIPISVITAYEVTEIRCEKPGVIAQPVKSILLEECPNKLNSVPAIDEEQHGTRGQPESNPS comes from the exons CTTCAGTCCTTCACAAAGGTCCTAG aTGCAATTGGACCAGATGACTGCTGTTTCAGATTTCAGACACGACCAATCCCTGTAAGAGTCATTACAGAGTATGGCGTAACAAATATTCGGTGTGCAAAACCTGGAGTCTT CTTTACTCTACAGAACGGTCGTCAATTGTGTGCAGATCCCAGCTTCAAGTGGGTGAAGTACAACATGAAAAGAATTGACCAGCGTCTGTTTAACAGTCTGAACAAACCTGATG TTGTAGATGGACCAGATCAGTGCTGTACCAAGTTTCGGACACAACAAATCCCTGTAAGAGACATTACAGTGTATGAAGTAACAGATCCTAAGTGTCGAAAACCTGGAGTCAT CTTTACTCTAGAGAACGGTCTTCATGTGTGTGCAGATCCCAAAATCATATGGGTGAAGAACAACATGAACAGAACTGACGAGCGTCTCTTTAGTAACCTGAACAACACTGAAG aTTCACATGGACCAGCTCTTTGCTGTTACAGATTTCAGACACAACCTATCCCTATAAGTGTCATTACAGCTTATGAAGTAACAGAGATTCGGTGTGAAAAACCTGGAGTcat agcgcaGCCAGTcaaatccattctgcttgaggaatgccctaataaattaaactccgtCCCTGCCATAGACGAGGAACAACATGGCACAAGAGGGCAACCTGAATCCAACCCATCATGA
- the LOC113649477 gene encoding C-C motif chemokine 18-like, protein MISRSLLLVLLVLACLQSFTKAQEGTEVDQCCFSFQTRPIPVRVITAYAVTDIRCRKPGVIFTLQDGRRFCADPSFKWVKHHMDRIEERLFNSLNKPTESSNP, encoded by the exons ATGATCTCTCGTTCTCTCCTGCTGGTTCTGCTGGTTCTCGCCTGCCTTCAGTCCTTCACAAAGGCCCAGG aGGGAACTGAAGTAGATCAGTGCTGTTTCAGCTTTCAGACACGACCAATCCCTGTAAGAGTCATTACAGCTTATGCAGTAACAGATATTCGGTGTCGAAAACCTGGAGTCAT CTTTACTCTACAGGACGGTCGTCGTTTTTGTGCAGATCCCAGCTTCAAGTGGGTGAAGCATCACATGGACAGAATTGAGGAGCGTCTGTTTAACAGTCTGAACAAACCTACAGAGAGTTCAAATCCTTAA